CCTGCGGCCACAACTTCTGTCTCGCTTGCCTGGGCGCGCTCTGGCCGCACCGGAGCGCGGGCGGCACCGGTAGTTCCGGAGGTCCGGCTCGCTGCCCACTTTGCCAGGAGCCTTTTCCCGACGGCCTGCAGCTCCGCAAGAACCACACGCTGTCCGAGTTGCTGCAGCTCCGCCAGGGCTCGGGCCCCGGACCCATGTCCGCCCCGGCTCCAGACTCGGCCCGGGGCGCGACGCCCGAGCCCTCCGCACCCAGTGCACCACCTCCGGCTCCGGAGCCCTCCGCTCCCTGCGCGCCCGAGCCGTGGCCCGCGGGTGAGGAGCCGGTGCCCTGCGACGCGTGCCCCGAGGGCGCCGCCCTGCCCGCCGcgctctcctgcctctcctgcctcgcCTCCTTCTGCTCCGCGCACCTGGCCCCGCACGAACGCAGCCCCGCCCTGCGCGGCCACCGCCTGGTGCCCCCGCTGCGCCGGCTGGAGGAGAGCCTGTGCCCGCGCCACCTGCGGCCGCTGGAGCGCTACTGCCGCGTGGAGCGTGTGTGCCTTTGCGAGGCCTGCGCCACTCAGGAGCATCGGGGCCACGAGCTCGTGCCGCTGGAGCAGGAGCGCGCGCTTCAGGAGGTGGGGGCCCCTTGAGCGGGCACGTGGAGATGGGTGACAGGCAGGGCCGGAGTGCTACTTAGTCCCTCACTCTAATCCGGGTGTGTCTGTTACATATTTGTTTTATCCTTGTGGCTGTGCACATGGAGATCAAAGAAGCAACTTtgtggggttggttctctcctcccgcCTTTACAGGGATTTCATCTCTCTGACTCAATAGGCTCTGCCTTAGATTCCCTTTCTATCCTGAGGATCTTGACAATTTCTTCCGGTCTACACTGTCATTTGCTGGGGCTGGCATGGATGGAAGGGACCAGTGAGTAGATGAAAGAATGGCAAAAAGCCAGGTTGGTGGAGGTGTAAAGCCAGAGAGGGATCTGTGTTAGGCCTTGGAGGCTGCGGGAGTCAGGAGCCACTGGATGCGGGCGGGGCTCCATGGCTGATGCCTTCTTGTTGCTGGTCCCAATTCAGATTTGTCCTGAACTGAGTCAGCCACTTTGGATGGGTGTGGCAGGCACCAGGAGAGCGATGATGGTTGAGCTGGTCACACAGATCTCCTCTGTCCGAATGTTCTGGGGCCGTTAGGGAGCTTGTGCCCAGTGTCCCGCTACCTCCCGCCCCCAGTTTCCTTTGGCCTTCATCCCAGTCTTGGCGCCTCTGGCTTTGGGATTTTCCGCCTCTCCTGCCTGGAGCTGTGACTCATAAGGCCCAAGGGATTTGCCCGGAATCCccatttttcagagctgggttGGGGGTGAAGGCTCTTTTGAAACTAGTCCCCAGGACTATGTAGTGGACTCTCTTCTGGTTCAGTCCCACCCCCTCTCACTCTTTGCCTCTTCCCCACTGGGAAAAACAATCCCAAGTAGAGAATCACAGGTGGCCCTGTAACTGGCTTCTCTGGTCAACAGGTAGTCAGATGCCCACAGCCTGCCTCCTTGGCAGGTATTTGGATATGGCACCCACGGGCTTGGGCCAAAGCTGCCTTGGGCATATTCTGGGATATAGTGACCATTTCCAGTCCCTTCATCCACAATTGTCACTGCCTAGCCCCCCAAATGCTGAGATCTGTTGCAGGTCAGGGACCTTTGTCAGACAATAATCTCTCGGGGTCCACAGGTTGAACAGTCCAAAGTCCTGAGCGCTGTGGAGGACCGCATGGATGAGCTGGGTGCCGGCATTGCACAGTCCCGCCGTACTGTGGCCCTCATCAAGGTCAGAGCCCACCCTAGTCCCCCTGTGCACCCCTAAATCAGGCCTCTGAAATCACACATAAGCTCTCATTGTGGTACCGCCACTCTAGAGGTGCCCTGATTCAGGGACTGCGCGTCCCTATTAAACAGGAGCACCTTGTTTCTTGCAACCTGGCTCAGATCCGGAGCAGGCTAGAGCTGCTCCGCTGCCCTCCTAGTGGGGCTGGGTGGGCGTTGGGTGGGCATAAGCCGTCAGGGACGGAGAGCAGGCAGGGAGCGGGCAAGCCTGGTCTTTGCCCTCACTGTtgcctcctctgccctctcctgcAGAGTGCAGCTGTGGCAGAGCGGGAGAGGGTGAGCCAGATGTTTGCCGAGGCCACAGCCTCCCTACAGAGTTTCCAGACTGAGGTGCTGGGGTTCATCGAGGAGGGGGAGGCAGCCATGTTGGGCCGCTCCCAAGGTGACCTTCGCAGACAAGAGGAACAGCGCAGCCGCCTAAGCCGGGCTCGCCACAACCTCAGTCGGGTTCCAGAGGCGGATTCAGTCAGCTTTCTCCAGGTGAGGCCGGCTCAGGAGCCACAGAGGGAATtcaggggaaggggtggggttgAGAATGATGGCAGACAGGACGGGTACCTGGCCTTCCAGGACAGTTGCTACCTTCCCTGGCTGGGAGATGCTGTGGCCAGCAGACTTACTGGGCATTTGTCTGGCACAGGAGCTCCTGGCACTGCGGCTGGCCCTGGAGGACGGGTGTGGCCCTGGGCCTGGACCCCCCAGGGAACTCAGCTTCACCAAGTCCTCCCAAGCGGTCCGAGCCGTGAGGGACATCCTTGTCTCAGCCTGTGCCAGCCAGTGGGAGCAGCTGCgggggctgggcagtggtgaggaTGAGCTACAGAAACTTGGCTCAGAAGGTGGGTGCCCCTCCACGATGACTCACTTCCCCCAGATAGGTCATATGGGCCCCCAGATCTGGTGTCCACCCAGGCATGAAGGAGGGAAAGTGTCTGGTACTAGGGGAAGGGCGGTAATCCTGCCAGGAACTGAAGCTGTGCCTCCAGGGGGCAGAGGGAATTCTTCTAGCTCATCCATGAACTTGGTAGAGATCAATGCCCTgcctgcaaggaggctggggGGGGACACTcaacactccacacacacatgagaacatgGTCCCATAACGGTGTTTGTCACCAAGTGGCTGGGGCctttgggaggagggaaggagaggagggaattaATCCACAGGTGGGGCGGGGCACTGCCACGGGGTAGCCCTGCAGCCAGCCACAGGTATTTAGGCTTCCCCACCACCTCTTCTTCTGCAGCTGATGTGGAGTCCCAGGACCCTGACAGCACCAACCTGCTGGAGAGCGAGGCTCCCAGGGATTATTTCCTCAAGTGTAAGTAGCCAGCCTGCGGCTGCCAAGGGGCCTCTGTGTAGCTGTTAGGCTTCAGGAACAGGGCCTGGGACCACAGAGCTCAGGAAGCGTCTCCTCAGTCTCTGGGGTGAACAAGGTCATCTCCATGGGTGGTCTCCATTAGTTCTGAGCCTCACCAGTCCTAGAGAAGGGACACAgctgtgtttgggggagggttaGCTGGGGGGAGCGGGAACGATCCTATCTGAGCCTGGCTGTGATCTGCGTCTCCCTCCCGTCCCCTGGCCCCAGTTGCTTACATTGTGGACTTGGACAGCGACACCGCGGACAAGTTCCTGCAGCTTTTTGGAACCAAAGGTGTCAAGAGAGTACTGTGTCCCATCAACTACCCGGAGTCACCCACCCGATTCACACACTGCGAGCAGGTGCTAGGAGAAGGTGCCCTGGACCGGGGCACCTACTACTGGGAGGTGGAGATCATCGAAGGATGGGTCAGTGTGGGTGTCATGGCCGAGGGCTTCTCCCCGCAAGAGCCCTATGACCGGGGCCGGCTGGGCCGAAACGCACACTCATGCTGTCTGCAGTGGAATGGGCGTGGGTACTCAGTCTGGTTCTGCGGGCTGGAGGCCCCACTACCCCACGCTTTTTCGCCTACGGTTGGGGTCTGCCTCGAGTACGCTGACCATGCCCTGGCCTTCTACGCTGTTCGAGAGGGGAAGCTGAGCCTTCTTCGGAGGCTCAAAGCCTCCCGGCCTCGCCGCAGCGGTGCCCTGGCCTCCCCCACTGACCCTTTCCAGAGTCGCCTGGACAGCCATTTTTCAGGGCTCTTCAACTACAGGCTCAAGCCTGCCTTCTTCCTGGAGAGTGTGGATGCCCACCTGCAGATTGGACCCCTCAAGAAATCGTGCATATCTGTGCTAAAGAGGAGGTGATACATGGCTGTTTCATCCCGCGGCGGCTCGGCTGGGAGAAGGCGCTAGTCTCAGAGACCCCCACATTCCTAGCTGCCTTCTCGAGGCCTTCTACTTTGCAGGGCAGAGgtccccagccctgccccttGCAGGACTTGTTTTGAAAATAGAACTTCAGCTGGGAGACAATTCCATTTGCCCCAGCCCCTTCTTTCCCAGGTCTCTAGAACtacctggcacacagtaggtgctcaataaacatttgttgaatgaacAGCTCCCCTTTGCATTCCTCACCTACCAGAAACTCCTATGACTTCTCGGCCTTCAACATCTGAGGATAGGGGCAGGCAGGATGGCTCTGCCAGTAAAGGTGCTTTCGGCCAAGCTTCAGGACCCGAGTTTGACTCCTGGGCCATATAtagtagaaaaagagaactggTTTTTgcagcttgtcctctgacttccacttgcAGGCCCTGGTGCCTGAGCCACAAACACACCCTACACATGCATACGCAGTAAGTAAATCAATACAAACTAGGACTGGGAGATAGCACAGTTAGTAAAGTCTTGCTACATAAGAtcaagagggggttggggatttagctcagtggtagagcgcttgcctagggcgcaaggccctgggttcggtccccagctccaaaaaaagaaccaaaaaaaaaaaaaaaaaaaaaaaaaaaaaagatcaagaggacctgagttcgaacccCCGAACAAACTCATACCTGTCATGtccacactggagagagagaggggcagacaggccACTGGGGCTCACTGGGTGCTAGCCTAAGGTAATAGGTAAGCTTCAGGTAAGAAATCGTttctctgagctggagagatggctcagtagttaagagcactgactgctcttccagaggtcctgagttcaattcctagcaaccacatggtggttcacaaccatctgtaatgggatctggtgtcccCTGTCTGTCTGGagtgtgtctggtgtgtctgaaaacagctatggTGTCCTCatatacatttaagaaaataaaggtaggggttggggatttagctcagtggtagagcgcttgcctaggaagcgcaaggccctgggtttggtccccagctccgaaaaaaaaagaaccaaaaaaaaaaaaaaaaaaaaggggttggggatttagctcagtggtagagagagcACTTACCTAgt
The genomic region above belongs to Rattus rattus isolate New Zealand chromosome 9, Rrattus_CSIRO_v1, whole genome shotgun sequence and contains:
- the Trim47 gene encoding E3 ubiquitin-protein ligase TRIM47 gives rise to the protein MDGSGPFSCPICLEPLREPVTLPCGHNFCLACLGALWPHRSAGGTGSSGGPARCPLCQEPFPDGLQLRKNHTLSELLQLRQGSGPGPMSAPAPDSARGATPEPSAPSAPPPAPEPSAPCAPEPWPAGEEPVPCDACPEGAALPAALSCLSCLASFCSAHLAPHERSPALRGHRLVPPLRRLEESLCPRHLRPLERYCRVERVCLCEACATQEHRGHELVPLEQERALQEVEQSKVLSAVEDRMDELGAGIAQSRRTVALIKSAAVAERERVSQMFAEATASLQSFQTEVLGFIEEGEAAMLGRSQGDLRRQEEQRSRLSRARHNLSRVPEADSVSFLQELLALRLALEDGCGPGPGPPRELSFTKSSQAVRAVRDILVSACASQWEQLRGLGSGEDELQKLGSEADVESQDPDSTNLLESEAPRDYFLKFAYIVDLDSDTADKFLQLFGTKGVKRVLCPINYPESPTRFTHCEQVLGEGALDRGTYYWEVEIIEGWVSVGVMAEGFSPQEPYDRGRLGRNAHSCCLQWNGRGYSVWFCGLEAPLPHAFSPTVGVCLEYADHALAFYAVREGKLSLLRRLKASRPRRSGALASPTDPFQSRLDSHFSGLFNYRLKPAFFLESVDAHLQIGPLKKSCISVLKRR